In Brassica napus cultivar Da-Ae chromosome C2, Da-Ae, whole genome shotgun sequence, the sequence TGTCTTCTTTTGAAATAACTTCTTCTAAGTTAGAAGACTCGTCGTAGACAGTATAGTGCTGACCTGGTAGATGTACAGGCAGCTTAATAACATTAGGTTGATTGTGATGTATCTGAAAGGCAAATAATCTCCATGAGGCCTCACATGCAGAGATGTATCGACATTccatatatctatctatctcaTTGACCACATCCACcccttctttctttttctccttcCCATCGCCTCTTTTTTCCACCTCCTTTAAAAGAACAGTAGCTCGATCAACACCTTTTGTAATGTATTTAAAAAGATATTTGATTGCACTGGTTCTGCAGCACCATTCAACATTGATATGGGCCTGATATTTTTTAAGGAGACTGAGGTTGTGAGGGACAACGTACTGATTCCCTATCTCAATATTGCTCTTCAAGACTAAATGCTTGGGATTTGATCGCCTTCTGTATCTGACAAACCCAGACTTGTCAATGTGTGAATGATCTGATAACGGCTTAGGGTAAGCCTTGGTGCACTCTCCCTTGTCCATGCAAGGTGATGTTGGTCGACGTTTTCCGCATGGCCCATGAATCATATGGCGGTCGACCAATGCAAAACCTTCAGGATCTACATCTCTGTCTGGCAATTCAGCTGATATATACTGATCAATCATTGAGGTGGTTGCTTCTTTCTTAATGCCTTCTAACCATAATAAAATATGGGCATGAGGCAGTCCTCGTTTCTGGAATTCAATGGTGTATACAactaaattttccaaaaaaaaaacaatcaagttAATAACACAATTTGAGTatgtaacatatataaattaatatgctAATATAACGATAAAGAGTGTTTACCTGCAGAAGTTTTGGGAAAGAAAACTCCTTTCTTGAAATCAGAAACCATCTCCTCCAGTTTGAGTTTGAACAGTCTACATTCAAGGTCGGGTCGGCTATTAGCAGATTCACCACCGTATGCGTCCAGATGATGCTTTAACTCCACCCAGTTTGGATTTGCTGTGACTGTGATGAACAGATGAGGATTGCCATACCACCGACATATAGCCATTGCGTCTTGATACTTCTCAGCCATGTACCTAGGACCACCAGTGAATGAAGAAGGTAGAATGATCTTCCTGCCAAGCTGTGTTGCATCTGAATCTCCGCTCTCCACAGCATCACACAAGTTGCTATACAAATCTGCTCGGAGTTTCTTTTGGTTCAACAGAATAAACCTTAATCTCTCTTGCTCGGTTGCAGTGTATGCATCTACAATATACTGGTGCAGCAATCTCCCGCCTTTTATGATTGTCATTCCCTCAGTTGGCCGAGTCTGAAACTGATAAGCGTAAAACTCACGCATTGTCATATATTCTCTTCTTATTTTAGACATCTGAGGACCTTCATATGGCAGTCTCTGGTTATATCCAGTCTTCCCGTACGGAAACAACAATGGATATTGGAGACTCATCATCAGGGGGTGTTGATCATTTATTCGCTGCAAAGCAGATGATTTAAGCTCCACAACAATATCTCTACCAACAGACGTCGCAGATAGGTCCCCAACAATCAATCCACCAATCTCGCTCGCACTTGGTAGATCATACTGACGTCCAAGGTTAGTTTGACTGACCAGAGTGATACTGTACTCAATGGTACCAGTCTCTTTAAATCTATCACGGGCGTGACGAAACGTCTTTGCAAGGTGGTTATGTTTGTCCATCATCTCAATTAACTGAACAATAATACTGTCAGGGATAGCCAAAGAGGAGGAACCTTGAGTGAACGCTCTTTTTCTGTTTTCTAGCTCATTATCGGtgtcaaaaatatataactgtAAATATTCTGGCAGAGCACCATCGTCAGGTAGTAGAGACCCGATCCTGTGTATAACCTGTCCATTGACCCGGTATGTAAATGGTCCAGAAGTACCAGTTACACTGTGATCCACATTAGCACCCATTGATGTGAATGCCAACAGACTGTTAGCTACTCTGATGTTGGGGCGGAATTTATTACTTTCAAGAAGTTCTTTGAGGGGTGACGGTGCTTCTCGCACGGGTGGTAGCCTGACTCTGCCCTGTTGACAACAAATGCTGAACTGTCCTTCCCCGCGGTTGATATCACCACCAACAGCTTCACCAGCCCACAGTAAAGCGTTGCATGATGGACATGATACTATCTCGTACCTggcatcacttttttttttcctttttcctgaTCACAACATATTATGGGCCAGAGTATTAGATTGTGTGTTGACCGAATATGTTTTACTACAGTTCTGTCTTTATTATTTATACGAATAGTTGAGCACAACACTGACCTTTATTATCGCTTGATTGTGTGAATTGCGACTCCTTCTTACGTACACATAGTGCCTTCCTAAGAAATCTTGCTTTTTTAGCAGAACCTGCAACGTGGTCGTGATTAGAAAACAGAAAGTTCGGTAAACCAGCAATTATTTGTTCAACATAATTCTTGTGTACCAGATGGTATGCTGCTCGCTTGATTATTGTTATGCGATGACTCAGGTACTCTGTATATTTCATTTAGCCACGGCCGATGAAGCACGTCAGTATCTCCATTCGAGGAAGAGCATTGACCTCGACAAAAAGAAATATGATGTTTATTTAGACACTGTATATTCACTTCtatgtatttttctttataaaagtGTGTGTGTTGTACTTTGATGTTTAAGTGACGGTCTCCCTCTTCTTCGTTTATTTGGTTGCTCAGTTGGATCTAagaagtaaattttaaaaacgtgtAGTCTGTGTTAGTACATGCGGACCCAACTCTCAGTTAATATgttccaaaacaaaataaatgcaTAACCTCTCGTCGATGGCTGTCTTCTCTTAGATGCTCGAATGACAGCCCTCACATGTCGCGCTGCACCTGGACCGTATGAGAATGTGgttgaaaatttagtttttgttcaAAGGGTCGAGCCGGAACTTTAATATGTCAGTAAAACTCAAGTATAAAAAATTCGCCGACTGATATGGATAAGTAGATAATACAAACATGTAATCGAGGTAGTAGCAACGTTAGATGCGTCTGAGGATTGGGCAGTTGAATTCTTCACCATAACCTCATCGTAAAGAAATCTTCGAGTATGGTTTTTCTCAGTTGTTTAGTGGATCTTGAGGGTTCATGAGGGACGTGTATGTATTGCTGACGATCTAGCGTCCCACATATACAGCCTTCTGCGAGGCATTTAATTGGCAGTTACAAAGTGACTGATGCGTATGTGAAGAGTTGCATCAGGAATTGTGTTCATAGTGACGGTAGTAAACATGCCAGAGAGAATTTATAACCTTTTAAACATTTATCAGTTTGAATATTAATAGGTGTAATCGATAAATATTCCAAAGCTATGTAATGATtgtcaataatatattttttagtacCTAGCTATTtaggtgtattttttttttaatatttttaaatgatctAAACTAATATCTTATAACATAAAAGATATAAGATATTAAATTCAATACCgaacaaatttataaattgtatactaactgatcattttttttaaaaaaaaaaaccattgatGGAATGATAATTGTGACATTTACATAATAATACTGTATAAATGGTCGACGTTAACAGTTCTGCTAAAATAATTagatgttttataaatatagttaAAGCCGTAAGATAGCACATAACATAAAAAAAGGAACAACTCAAATGTCAATAAAGAGagaataaacaatatatatttacagGAGCGCTTGTACTTTATGAAATCAGTAACGCAAAGAGACCACCGCCAAAACAATGAtctatttgtttgatttttttataggaACATGCTAATCACCATGAAGGTAATAAGTGGACAAATATACTAAATCCACATAATGGAAACAAATaaacaactaaaaatattttatgggaAATTGATGTTATGTAACGCTAGCTGGTTTATTCCCAAGGAAAATAAACAATATCATTTTTGCAAAATAATTCGATCTTTAATAATGGTAGATAAAATTATAAGCTATCACGAAACATGGAATAATAAATAGGGAAATACCAAATGCATACTTGTTCATAAAGAAAACGCAATTGTCAACAAAGATAAAAACACCAAAGGAGAAACACCAAATGCATAATTGTCTAttgaaaaaaaagcaaaaactttattattattgAGAAGGGGTATCTGCCTTCCCACTTATGCCTTCCGTGCCTTCTTAGACTTAGCAGATGGCCCTGCGGACTTGCTACATCCACCATCCTTCATCTTACGTCTCACCAAGCCAGCACCGTCGTTGTCATCTCCATTGTCATCGTCACCACCCTATAGAATGAAAacgttaaatttattcaaagcAGAAACGGTAGTGGAGGATATAAGAGTATtacatcttcaacaaactcaggCTGTGGCGCACGTTCACCCTCCCCGAGAATACGTGAGATGGTGAAGCTTTGATGATTTGCTGTGAAATTGTATGGGCCCACCTTCACCTGGAACGTGTATGACTTTCCCTCCATGTCTCGAACAAACGGAGGAGCATCAGTTTCTTCGGGGTTGACATCATCACCGGCCTGCATTTACAATGGTACGGTTCACTAAGTATATATTCAACCGACAATTAAAGCACCTTATAAAATAACGTACCAAGAGGTTGGCAGCTTCATGGGCCCTCATGTTATGGAGCTTCGCAATAACTCCATCAAACGCAACAAACAAACCTTCACCAGTCTCGTCTGCGATTGACATCTCCACACGGTATCTAGTgcatataaaattttcaaatcacACAGTTAGTTCAGCGTAGATGATTAAGCCGCTTAGGGTAAGTACATACCGAAGAACACCAACTGCACTGGTGTTGTTGCAAGACATACACGTGAGAGATGAGACAGACCGTTGGAGTTTCTTGAAACATTTTGAACAGGAAACATAGCACCACCCCTTGTCCAATTTCACTCCAGTCACCTTTCCGGCGCAAATGAAATCAATTTCCTGCATTGTTATAAAGTCAGATTAAGAATTCTAAATCACATTCGATATGGGTCATGACAATCATGCTAACAAACCTGAGACGTAGCAGTGACGACAAAATCATTGAGCTCAGATATACTCAGCTTCTCCACCTTAGCATAACTCTTTAGCAGCGGAGCTACTGGCGGGAGTCCAGTGTCTCGCTCAACCAACCTGTTTACGAAGATAACAATGTCCTTAGGCACTCCCATGCACAGTTCAGAAAATACTACAATCAAGATGTTTGAAAGCAATGGCACGCAAACTGATACCTGTAAAACAATCGTTCCCCTGCATCTGTTTGCTTGTCGAAATAGATGTGTGTGCCGGATGTGGCGTTCAAAAACAGACGCCCTGCATTATAAGTCGAGTATGAATGATATCAACATCATTTCAGGGCTAGACATGTTTGTATCACACTGGTTGCTTACCTCCCACAATCTTTGGGTTCACACTGGTTGCAACAACAACCCTTGGATCCACTCCTATCTGTTCTAGCTGATTATGAATCTTAACAGCCTGAGCGTCAAAGAGGCTCATAGTCACAGACGTGTCACTGCAATTTTGGAAACTGAACAGTAAGAAGACAAAACAACTGTGAAGATACTGAAGCTCATAAAAACTTACTTGTCCATCCTAATGGTCGCCATGACACGATTCTTATCCTGAGGAGGGTCAGTTACCGTACTCTTGACAGCAGTAATCTCGCCAATAAGATCTGTGAGCAAAAGACtatcagatatatatatatgtaatcagAAGAGGTAATAAGAGGAGCATTACCCGGTAATTGATTGTTGGAATTAGCAAGACCAAGCATTTCACTGTAGTTACGGAACCGGAATGATTCAAGAGGTATTGGAACGGCTGGTTCGGTGACCTTCTTGAAAGAGGTGGAGTCGGTAAACCGGATTAGTAGAGAAGAGTCTGACAGGCGATAATTCTGGTTACAATGTGTGACTTCAAAACCTGTAAGAGAGTAGACCGAACCCTCTTCAAGATTAGTCAGGTGTGTTGCGAGACGGTTAACATTAACTGTAGCCGGCATCATGGTTGactgaaaatgaaacaaaacacAACTAtgattaacaaagaaaaaaaatctaaacaaatcTTATACAAAACTCTGAATAAACCGACAAACctcaaataattttctaaatctaACAAATGTAAACTCAAGGCAATGAAGTTGTGAACCTAGTAACCAAATATTTAGATCATAATGAGCGAGAACTAAATATTATTATCCaacaaatcttttaaaatcttaaataacataattataaaCTGACAAACCTCATATAATTATCTCGCAAATCTTATATCAATGAATCCAACAAATGTAAACTCAAGGCAAATCATAATAAGGTAgatctaaaaattattatatacaaatcTTATAAAATTATCAACAAAAGCCAACGTGAAGAAACTGACAAACCTTATATAATTATCTACGAAATCTTCCATCAATAATTCCGACAAATGTAAACTCAAGGCAGTGAAGTTGTGAaccaattaattaaatatattatgagCATCAGCAAGAACCAAAGATTTGATCGGCGTGCTTTTAATATGGATTCAAGACGGCGGCTACGCGTACAGATTCAATCGGATAATCAAAACCAATGGCGGATGTAAAACCTAACCTGCGAGTCGAGTAAGAGCATGTCGACGCCCATGAGTTCTCCACTACGGCGGACGTTTCTGGCCTCCCAGAAGCGGAGCAAGCGGACTTCGACGGCGGAGGAAGAGCGACCGGAATGGAGATCGGATAGGAGAACCAAAACGTTAGCCATAGCACTTTTTTCCGAGAAGAATGTAGAACGGAAGTGATGTAGTATCTGAGAAGAACGAAAGATACCTTCTTATAGTCGTCTCAAACGCATCGCACATCAAAATATCGCATTGAATCCAGATCGTGGGTGATAGATTAATGACGGGATTAAAGACGCTCGTTCAGTTTCTGAGGTCTTGCGATGGAGGAGATGGAAGGTCAGATGCGCAAGGAGTGAAACGATCTAAGCTGGAGACGCAACAAAACAACCACCGTAAACCTAACTCAAAGCGCTGTGTTTTGTATAATCTTATATTGCATGGGCTAAATGGCAAGGCCCAACAAACAAAGCGTCTATAACCCACAGACTAAACAACGCGATGCGTTTGGATGCTTCGACACGTGGCAGCTTCTCGCTCTCCTATTTGATGACGTGGAGCTCTAAAAAGAGAGTAGCCTTGTTCTTTATGTTATAAGATCTTATAAAATTATCAACAAAAGCCAACGTGAAGAAACTGACAAACCTTATATAATTATCTACGAAATCTTCCATCAATAATTCCGACAAATGTAAACTCAAGGCAGTGAAGTTGTGAaccaattaattaaatatattatgagCATCAGCAAGAACCAAAGATTTGATCGGCGTGCTTTTAATATGGATTCAAGACGGCGGCTACGCGTACAGATTCAATCGGATAATCAAAACCAATGGCGGATGTAAAACCTAACCTGCGAGTCGAGTAAGAGCATGTCGACGCCCATGAGTTCTCCACTACGGCGGACGTTTCTGGCCTCCCAGAAGCGGAGCAAGCCGACTTCGACGGCGGAGGAAGAGCGACCGGAATGGAGATCGGATAGGAGAACCAAAACGTTAGCCATAGCACTTTTTTCCGAGAAGAATGTAGAACGGAAGTGATGTAGTATCTGAGAAGAACGAAAGATACCTTCTTATAGTCGTCTCAAACGCATCGCACATCAAAATATCGCATTGAATCCAGATCGTGGGTGATAGATTAATGACGGGATTAAAGACGCTCGTTCAGTTTCTGAGGTCTTGCGATGGAGGAGATGGAAGGTCAGATGCGCAAGGAGTGAAACGATCTAAGCTGGAGACGCAACAAAACAACCACCGTAAACCTAACTCAAAGCGCTGTGTTTTGTATAATCTTATATTGCATGGGCTAAATGGCAAGGCCCAACAAACAAAGCGTCTATAACCCACAGACTAAACAACGCGATGCGTTTGGATGCTTCGACACGTGGCAGCTTCTCGCTATCCTATTTGATGACGTGGAGCTCTAAAAAGAGAGTAGCCTTGTTCTTTATGTTATAAGATGTAAATACTATCTGATGTATATTGTGGTATGTATAAGCTAttgtgttttaagttttttttatacagacaatattgatattttaataaGTGATATTGAATAATGTGTGCGCTTTTTCACTCAGGAAGAGAAGACATGTAAAGACAGTGTGAAACATCCAAGAAGGTTTTTCATTTTAACGAACAGAAGTTGCATGATGGCAGGATAAAGATGTGATGAATAATGTGGTATCATCGTATAACCTATAGTGTCTTAGGTCTTTAATACAGATCATGTTTGAAGTGTAATTTTCGTATTAATTTAATAAGTATAATATGTTACAGGTTTAGAAATAGCTGGTGGGTCATATAATCGAAGTTAGTTTTGGTACAAAGGTCTACTGTTAGTTTCATAACTATAATATGTCACGGTTTAAAAATAGTGTGTGGctcttataatttattttgttttggtacGATGGTTTACTAATCCATTAAACGGTTTAGAATTATAATAATGTAACCAGTCTGgtagtttgaataaaaaacgGGCACATATATAGGGTTAAATATCTTGTCACATATTGTTATAATATAgaaggtaagaccaaaaaaaaaaaaaaaaaaagggtccaAAATAactttcataggtagatttattaaaactcattcccttttaatagtattgataaaataaaacaataattttaatatactgGTTGACAACAGTATCACAAAACCACACGTTATTACTCAAGTTTGTTTCAAGGTGCGGTACAGGCATAAAACAGTCCCGCTACAGTcacgtttcttattatatttagttttatatacAACAATTAATATCAAACAAAACAAGGTGAATGATAACATAATTTTTGACCGCAGTGTGTGTTTTGTTTACCCGCAGTCATCTTAATGCCTGTCAAAAAGGCaatgtgtaaataaaatatcaaatcaagattattttttcaaattgctCCTATGTTACCAAATAAGTGtgtactacaagaaaacatcgtaattctgacggacattccgacggaaaatgatatcctcggaatattccgacgaatttccgaggaaattccgagaaaacccaaaatttgggtttcctcggaatttcctcggaatataccgatgaaataCTGAGGAAatcatattcctcggaaaacaccgacgaatatccgaggatatattatagccgttagagagccgttgggggattttaaaaattccgaggaaattccgaggaaagagcCGTTACCGTCGggattccgtcggaatttcctcggtactgtcggcagcatttcatctataaatacccgcacccccaacctcttcattcactccatttcttcatcctctcacatactatatttacacacgaatttgattgaaaaaaacatgtcttcttcaaattattatcgttgttggatcgatcgacctcatttggatccgaataCGAGATTTCTTAcagaagaataccaacgaggtataaccgaattcatggggttagttcaccgacaaccggaagcagaaacgggtatgttaagatgtccttgctctaattgtaaaaatagaaagattattaaagagtgggatgtttggactcatctatatttgaatgggtttacacgaagttacaaaatttggtatcatcatggagaaactgattatgaatatggtagtactagcgaacctcagcctgcggttaggttagaagaagcaattagaatggatgtagattatggtgtaggtactgagcagatggtaaatgatcattttagaggggaagatttacccaatgcagaagctatgagattttatgatatgttggatgctgggaagcaacccttgtacgaaggttgcagagatggtcattcagctttatcatctgcaacaagactgatgggcatcaaaacagattataatttggttgaagactgtgtggatgcgattgctgattttgtaaaaggtattctacccgaggataatgtagctcctggttcatactacgaggttcagaaactcgtagctggtcttggtttatcgtatcaggtaatagatgtatgcagcgacaactgcatgatttattggagggcggatgaacagcgggttacatgcaaattttgtggaaagcctcgttataaagatacgagtggaagagttcgagtgccatataaaaggatgtggtatttgccttttacggaaaggttccagatgttgtatctgtctgaacgcacagcgcaaccaatgagatggcatgcggagcactcaacagatggtgagatcagacatccttcagatgcaaaagcgtggaagcatttccaatcaaagtatcccgactttgcgtatgagagaagaaatgtctaccttggattatgtactgatggttttagcccgtttggcaagagtggaagacaatattctctatggcccgtcattcttacaccgtacaacctacccccaaacttgtgcttgcgacgagagtttttgtttctctcgattctcgttcccggaccagagcatcctaagagatcacttgatgtgtttcttcagccactaatatatgagttgcaacaactatgggctcaaggtgctaaaacatacgatgtttcgtgtaaagaaaactttcaaatgcaggcagtactaatgtggacaataagtgattttccagcatatggtatgttatctggatggacaacgcatggaaggctatcatgtccatattgtcaagttaacactgatgctttccaactaaaacacggaaggaaaacgtgttggtttgactgtcacaggagatttctaccacctgatcatccatatcgtaggagtagaaatttgtttacgaagaacaagagggtgtttgacagtccacctccggaaatttgtggggcAGATTTGtcgacacaactaagagattttggtgcagaaatgACGCAAGACCAAGGTGGACATGTGCATtatccggtagatgctgttggaaaactacataactggcacaaaaagagtattttctgggatctgccagaCTGGAAGAATCATATGctgaggcataatttagatgtcatgcatattgagaagaacttttttgacaatctcatgaacacgatccttaacgttcaaggtaaaacaaaggataatttgaagtcaaaactggatttagtcgatatatgtgctcgttcagaacttcatgttgatgagaatggtagggctccttttcccatataccgacttgatgcagagggaaaagatgcgttctttgattggatttcaaacgatgtggaaaagatgcgttctttgattatgaagtcaaaaatttgttccttaccctataataaacacttttccgattgtatgaacgaaatccccacaacataagagaaacacttatacactttaatgaacggtaaaatgaatacttacaattcgttttgaaattttgttatttcatagtttatgatcatctatacaaagattccccaatggtatgcattgcatttgtataagaaatgatatagggcaaacaaatttgatgttttgaaaccccaaacatgtgttcctcggaattttctcagaatagtccgaggaaattccgaggaacaatataaaccaatagaaatacatgcataggatattctttttcctcgaattaatgaacataacgaggaaattccgacggatatttaagtgtccgtcggaatttcctcggaatattttcatttaaccggttaaaccagccgccaaatatttcgtgaaattgaaattgaaaataccaaggaaattccgacggatagtttctgtcggaccctaggttttataaccacgaaacacttcttcttccccatttctctcttctacctccggcgatctctctcttcttccggcgatctcccccttctctcgcgacgatctctccggcgaatcctctctattcctacacaaatcatgtaaggaccctatcccactctcttaggttctatttgttaggtttttaagttgatttgatgattttagaagttttttgatagatttttgttagggtgattggttaggattgtgatttggttgtgtaataggtttagaattgtgatttggttggataatttgttgtgttaaattgatttagaacttttttataaattttttattatttttgtatttataaaatcaattttggattttacaaaacgtttttggtatataaattcgatttttggatttataaaagatgatttcatatttataaaaatatttacatttattaaaactaattttgtatttataaaacatttttttgatttataaacactattttattattttttgtatttataaaaactatttttaaatttttttttaattaatatttattaaaactattttaaatatgttttttaatttatatctttattataactaattttcaatattttttcaattaatatttattaaaactatttttaaatttgttttttttaatttacaggtctactgGTGATCAGACCCGGTCTCGACCTCGTCGTGCCTCACCACGAGGTCgtagtggtacggggagccactcTCAGGGTTCGCCCAGCCACTCTCGGGGTTCGTCCAGCCACTCTCGGGGTTCGTCCAGCCACTCTCGGGATTCTTCATTTTCCGCTCTGGTTCTTGCTCCCGTTGCTGCACCCCCTCCCGTTGTTGCACcc encodes:
- the LOC111205732 gene encoding uncharacterized protein LOC111205732 → MANVLVLLSDLHSGRSSSAVEVRLLRFWEARNVRRSGELMGVDMLLLDSQSTMMPATVNVNRLATHLTNLEEGSVYSLTGFEVTHCNQNYRLSDSSLLIRFTDSTSFKKVTEPAVPIPLESFRFRNYSEMLGLANSNNQLPDLIGEITAVKSTVTDPPQDKNRVMATIRMDNDTSVTMSLFDAQAVKIHNQLEQIGVDPRVVVATSVNPKIVGGRLFLNATSGTHIYFDKQTDAGERLFYRLVERDTGLPPVAPLLKSYAKVEKLSISELNDFVVTATSQEIDFICAGKVTGVKLDKGWCYVSCSKCFKKLQRSVSSLTCMSCNNTSAVGVLRYRVEMSIADETGEGLFVAFDGVIAKLHNMRAHEAANLLAGDDVNPEETDAPPFVRDMEGKSYTFQVKVGPYNFTANHQSFTISRILGEGERAPQPEFVEDGGDDDNGDDNDGAGLVRRKMKDGGCSKSAGPSAKSKKARKA